TGCATGGCCAGGCTGCTCCCGGATTGATCACGGCGAACCGACCGACCAACCCCAATTCCGCCAGAACGCTCTGTGCCCATTCGGCTTCCTCGGGTGTTTCGAAAAGTTTGAACTCTACTCTAGGGGACTCTATCCCCAGCACCCGGAGCAGGCTCAGAAAGATTTCCACCACGTGGGAGCCCAGGGCTGGAACCCGATGTGTCGCTAGCCAGGGGGCCAGTTCCCGCCCTTGAGGACGAGCGAAACCGACCCGAAATCGCGCCCCACTCAGCCAGGCCAAGAGTGCGCTCTTGGAAAGACTTTGCACATCAAGGGCCACATCGAAAGACCGCTCCTTCAATGTGTGGCGAATTCGTCGAATCTGGCCCCACGATTTGTACCACCTCCTCGGCACGGCGATAATCTCATCCACCGCTGGATGGCCGACCAGGATGGGGGCGTTTCGCTCTTCGACAATCCAGGCGATCCTGGCTTGAGGAAACCGCTGGCGAAGAGCAGAAGCCACCGGGAGTGTAAGGATGACATCACCCAGTGCGCTCAGACGGACTATCAAGAATCGGGCTGTCGGAGGAACTTCCACGAGAGGTGTCAACAGATTCGACACGACTGACCTCCTGCAATTCCCGCATCATTTCCTTGGCCGGGCCACTATCACCCCACCGATCCGTTAAAATAGCGTGAATTGTCGCTGGTCATTCCGTGGCCAACGGCTCGGTATTGGGACATCTATTGATAACTCCGCAGGTGAGAGAATGGCGAAGGTTTTTATTACAGGCGGTACGGGCTTCGTAGGATACCATCTGGTAAAAGCCTTGACCGAACGAGGCCATGAGGTTGTTTGCCTCGTCCGTGCTACCTCTCGCACAGGTCCCCTCGAGCCCTTCGGTGTGCGATTTCACCCGGGCAGCTTACACGATGTGGAAAGCTTAGTCCCAGCGCTCAAAGGCGTCCAGATCGTTTACCATCTCGCTGGAACAACAAAAGCTCTCAAAGTCGATCAGTTTTTTCAGGTTAACGAAAGAGGGACTGAGAGCCTCCTGCAAGCGTGTCGCCGAGTGTCTCCCCCTCCTGTGGTGGTGATTGTGTCGAGCCTGGCGGCTGCGGGGCCTGTCAGAAAAGGGCGAGAACCCCACCGCGAGGGAGAGCCTTCGTACCCCGTCTCGTGGTACGGGAAGAGCAAGCGGGCTGGTGAGTTGGTCGCCGAAAAATATGCGGGGGAACTCCCCATTACGATTGTTCGGCCACCG
This is a stretch of genomic DNA from Thermogutta terrifontis. It encodes these proteins:
- a CDS encoding glycosyltransferase family 9 protein, producing MSNLLTPLVEVPPTARFLIVRLSALGDVILTLPVASALRQRFPQARIAWIVEERNAPILVGHPAVDEIIAVPRRWYKSWGQIRRIRHTLKERSFDVALDVQSLSKSALLAWLSGARFRVGFARPQGRELAPWLATHRVPALGSHVVEIFLSLLRVLGIESPRVEFKLFETPEEAEWAQSVLAELGLVGRFAVINPGAAWPCKRWPFDRFSAVAKFLHDALALPTLVLWGSQIEWTWAEAIVAQAGEACRLAPPTNLRQMAAILRRASLMISADTGPLHMAAALGVPCVGLFGPTDPARVGPYGPGHIAIRAAEYQGRHPRRAPESLMQAITPEMVCDACTKLLRDRKAA